DNA from Paludisphaera mucosa:
GACGCGATCCTTGTCCGGGAGCGTGAGTCCGTGGACCTGGATGGAGATCAATCGACCGAGCCGTTCGGTGTCGATATCCTGCTGCGGCAGGATGCAGCCTTCGCGGTCCAAAACGACCTGGTCGGCGGCGGTGACCTGGACCCTGGCGACGGGGATGCGGTAAGCCAACCGCACCACCAGTCCGCGAGGTGGGAATGCGATCGACTCGACCCGCTCGACCCAGGGGAAATGCTTGAAGACGTCGCCGATTCGATCCGGGTCGACGTCCAGGACGGGGAGGACCTCGGGCTCGTTGGCGTTCCGGCGGACCCGATCCAGGAAGGTCGCAGCCCCGCCCCGGAAGCACGACGGGGGGGGGACGGGCAGCTCGATCCGATCGAAACGGAGCTGATACCGAGGCTGCTTGTGGAGCCACGCCACGGCGGAGGACACGGCGTGTCCGCCCGCATAGGCGAGGACGGCCAGGATGCAGGCGGTCAGCACGCAGGCCGTGGCGAGTCTGCGGACGTCGAGCCGGCCGGTGGTCCGGACGAATTCGAATCTGCGGGGGCGAGAGGGGACCTCCGGGGCGTCGTCATCGCCGTCCGACGCGACGATCCGGGGAATGTCGCGGTAGTTCATATCCCCGGCTCCTCCCTGATCGGCCGGCGCGCGACGACCCGGCCGCGGTGGACGGCCGGCGAACTCCCTCTCGCCCACTCCCGTCCCGAATGTCCCCATGCTACCAGATCTGGAGTTGCAGTTCCAATTCGTAGCCGAACTGCTGCCAGACTCGCTGCTGGATCTGGTCGATCAGGTGGAGGACGTCGTCCGACTTCGCCCCGGGGTGGGCGATGATGAAATTGGCGTGCCGGTCGGAGATCTCGGCCCCACCGTGACGCGTCCCCTTCATCCCCGCCTGATCGATGAGCGCCCCGGCGGAGATGTCGGCGGAGGGGTTCTTGAAGATGCAGCCCGCCGACTGGTGGCCGTAGGGCTGGTTCTCTTTCTTGACGATCCAGATCCGCCGCATGCGCCGGACGACCGACTCGGGGTCCTCGCGGGAAAGCTCGAATTCCGCCGACAGGATCACCGGCTCGTCGAGGTTCGATTCCCGGTCGACGAAGCTGAGGTCGTCGCGCTCCCGCTCCTGGACTTCGAACGAGGAGTCGAGAACCGCGACGCGACTCACGTACGGTCCGATGGCCCCCTGTCGACTGCCGGCGTTGCCGCGAAGCGCCCCGCCCACGGTCCCCGGAATGCCGGTAAGAATCTCCAGGCCGGCCAGGCCGGCGCGGGCGGCCTGCGAGATCAGGGCCGTGAGCGGCACTGCGGCCCCGACGGAGATCCGTTCGTCGACGATCGCGACGTCGGAGAAGAAGGGGCTCTCCATGTGGACTACGAGTGCGTCGACTCCCTCGTCGCGCACCAGGACGTTCGTCCCGCCCCCGAGGAGTCGGAAGCCGATCCCTTCGTCGTTCGCGCGGCGCAGGACGGCACGCAAGTCCTCGATAGTGCGAGGTTTGGCGAAATAAGCGGCGGGTCCGCCGAGCCGGAACCAGATCAGCGGGGCCAGCGGCTGGTTCTCGGCGACGAACTCCCGGAATTCCTGGAAAGGATGCTGCAAGCGACGAACCCCAACTGGCGACCGAACTCTCCCGAATATGATCGGGCGCATGGTAGCCTTAAGGCGTATGACCGTCAAGCGCGCGGCGAGGACGGTCGAAGGGGCCCCGCTTCAACCCTAACCAGGAGAGGCTCGCGGCTCATCGGGGGCCGGTCCCAGGTTTGGCCACCTTCGCCAGATCGGCCACGCGCGAGTCGCGGAAGGCCTTTAAGGTCCGGCCGCCGTCGAGCCGCCATCCCGACTGGTCGTCGCCCGAGAGGATCATCGTGACCTCCACGGCGCCGCCGATTTTCATGTTCGTCGAGACGTCGGGGACGGCGAACCCCAGGCGGCCTACCGGCTGATCGGGACGGATCGAGGCCACGACCTCGGAAAGTCCGGGGCCGGGGGCTTCGGGCTTGACCGTTAGCTCGACAGTTGGAGTGGCCGACTGCAGGTCGCCGTGTTCCCGAAGCTCGGGCAGGATCGCCTCCGAGAGTTCCGCGGCCGCGTCGCCGGTGCCCGAAACAGAGAGCTTGCGAAGCGTCGGCACGTCGTTGCGGACCAACGCGTGGGCGATCTTGACCGCCTGATCGTCGCGGCTCAAAGGTCGAGGCCCGCGCACGAGCGGACGGGCGACCCAGATCAGGAGCACGAGGACGGCGGCGAGGGCGACCTTTGGCACGATGGATTTCAATCGGGCGACCCAATGATCCACCTCTTCCTCGACGTGATCGAGGGCGTGGACCGGGTCCGGATGGTGCATCGCCCCCTTGGCGAGGTCGGGGGGAGGCCCCGCTACGATCTTCCCCGCGGAAGTGAGGTGGAAGCTCTTGAGGCACTTCTTGCACAGGAGGCGCGTGTCGACCTTATCCTTGGGGACACGACCTTCGGCGCCGCACGAGGGGCAATGCATCGAAACCACGACGGTCCTCCTCTCCCTTCGAGCGTCGAACGTCTTCGAGGATTTCGCGTTGCGTCCCCATTTATTACGATACGGGCTACAGGGGCCGTTGTGTCTTCCCAGCAAAATATTCAGGTTTCCTTGAATCTTAAAGACGTCGTCGTCGCGTGCGCGACGTCCCGATCCACCGCACGGCGGAGCCGAGGTTGAACACGAAGAAATTCCGACTCGATGCGCCCAACACCGCCTGCTTCTGGACCTTGGCGCTCGCCGCGGCCCTGCTCTCGGGACTTCTGGTCGGCGTCGAGCCGGTGGGCGGCGACCCCGACCGCATGTATCGGCCGATCAAGGCCGAGCTGGCGCGGTCGCTGGCCGAGGCGAGGCTGCCGTTCTGGTCCGACCGCGTGGGGCTGGGCTTCCCGCTCGTGGCCGAGAGCCACGCGGCGGCGTTCTACCCGCCCAACCTGCTGCTCTACCGTTTCCTCTCCGTCCCCTTCGCCTATCGCCTTTCGATGTTCCTGCACTACCTCTTCATGGCGGGTGCAACCTACGCCTACGCCCGTCGCCTGAAACTCACTCCCTACGGAGCGAGCCTGGCGGCGCTGAGCTTCAGCTTCTGCGGGTTCCAGTCGATCCA
Protein-coding regions in this window:
- the murB gene encoding UDP-N-acetylmuramate dehydrogenase, coding for MQHPFQEFREFVAENQPLAPLIWFRLGGPAAYFAKPRTIEDLRAVLRRANDEGIGFRLLGGGTNVLVRDEGVDALVVHMESPFFSDVAIVDERISVGAAVPLTALISQAARAGLAGLEILTGIPGTVGGALRGNAGSRQGAIGPYVSRVAVLDSSFEVQERERDDLSFVDRESNLDEPVILSAEFELSREDPESVVRRMRRIWIVKKENQPYGHQSAGCIFKNPSADISAGALIDQAGMKGTRHGGAEISDRHANFIIAHPGAKSDDVLHLIDQIQQRVWQQFGYELELQLQIW